The genomic DNA GCCTGTCACGATGGTACAGATCCTCCATTCTGCACTGGGGATGCCCTGGAAAGAGGCATAGCGCCCACATTcttccaccatcaccatcatctgcCGGCTCTCATCATGCACAGGATATGAGCACCTCCGGAAAGTACCGAAGGACACAGGCTTGCCCAGCTGGGATCCCCAGAGCCAGTAAGGCATAAAGAACCCCACGCAGGAGGTAGCAGCACAAAGAAACGAGAGCAAAGCCCAGATCACCCCAGCACAGGTCAGGCTGGATGCCATCTTTCTCCAGATGGGGCAATGAGGACCCAAAGTAACTGCTCTGAGGCTGCAAGAGTAAGTGAAGGTGTGAAACCACCAGGTGTTGGGACCACAGGTAATCCACAGTTCTATAATGGGGAGTGTCTATGAACAGAACGGATCTTCAGCCTCACTGGGCCTCAACTTCCGGTCCTCCGTAGTAAGGGTGATGATCCCTGgtaaaacaataagaaatattGAGAGTTTAATGTTTTTTAGTGAAGTAGATAACATCAATTCAGTTGATCAACAACTTTTAATTAATAAACACTCAACTTGCCTCAAGACTTCAAAAGTGGCAAGTCTCTGCATGAGCCCAAACAAAATGATTAGAATAAATTTCACACTTCCAGAATACCATAAATTCACCAAACTTTATAGACTGTCTGGACACATAGAATGGATGGAGCTAATAGGCACTCCCAGTACTCATGCAATAGCATCTGTGAAT from Myotis daubentonii chromosome 2, mMyoDau2.1, whole genome shotgun sequence includes the following:
- the LHFPL6 gene encoding LHFPL tetraspan subfamily member 6 protein isoform X2, which codes for MASSLTCAGVIWALLSFLCAATSCVGFFMPYWLWGSQLGKPVSFGTFRRCSYPVHDESRQMMVMVEECGRYASFQGIPSAEWRICTIVTGLGCGLLLLVALTALMGCCVSELISRTVGRVAGGIQFLGGHENDSEVDSSAPGCKWLVDRCWLRPLPLGLGQ